gttgcTCATCTGTTAAATAGATAATCCCTATCCTGATGATTTTCTGGAGCCAAAGAAGCAAATTTATTGAACAAATTGAAACCATCCCAGATTGAAGACAGCCTCCAACTAGCCTTGGGCCAAGGAGAAGTACCCACACAGAGAGCCTAGTTCCTGGCCCACAGTCACCCAGTATATTACAGGGGCTGTcctgcttccttcttcctgcACAAGACAAGGACAGTAGGCTCACAGCGGGGGGTCAGAGGCCCAGTCTGGCATGCTGAGTCAGGTTCAGGCCATGAAACAGGGGCTCCAGTTTGAGTGGGGGATAAGGGCAGCAAGGGACTAGGTCAGGCCAAACCCCACTgctgtgggggggagggggcgcctggcaggctctgggcaggctggggtggggagaggccttTGGCGGCCACAGAGAACAAAGAGGCTGGGGTTGCCAGGATATTCTGCAGAGCTGAAGCCGGCGGtggtggggctgggagaggggctgtGGTGGCCGTGGGAACCATGCCTGCTGCCCCCACGCCAGCTCCCCCACCCAGACTGGGCctcagggccaggctggggtAAGAGGGGCTGCCAGGGCCCTCGCTCTGTCCCCAGAGTGGCACGGCTGTCAGGGCAGAGACCCAGGAAATGCTGTAGACAAAGACACATGGCACATAACATGAGCATCACCGAGGCGAGCACAGGTGCACACTGACACACAGTGTCATGAGCACACACCCAGGCAGCGTCACAAGGTCACAGCACGATCACAGGCTGgcagcacacactcacacagaatCCTGATACCAGTCCCAGGGTCGCACCCATGATGGCCACACAGATACAACATCGCAAACCGCAGAGAACCACCCAGAATCTTGTCTCAGGGTCATGAGTACCGTACAGTATATGTTGTATATTCAGAGCCACACATTCAGCTGTACAACCTGGTATCACACTGGGTCTGTTACAGGATTGAAATGTCACAGGACATCCCAAAGTGTGGGGCCGCTGACATCACATTCTAATCCATGGCCACATGAGGTCTCACATCAGTCTACCACACACTGCACAGACCCATTTTCATAATGTCTCAGTGTCACGTATAGCCACATTGCTGTGCAAGCCCTCACGTGGTTGTCAGGGCCTTGaagcatctctttctctctctctcacacacacatacacacacacagagctacatGGAGGCTGGTTTTATCTCCAGCTCCAGGTGCGCTCACTTCCAGCCTCTCCAACCACCCCCTGCCATCCAAGCAGGGGTACAGGGTACTTGAGGTAAAGCTCCCGGGTCACCAGGAGGTCAGGCTCCCAACTGTAGCATAAGGGAGCTGAGGGCACCCCCAGGGAGGGGAATTGGACATTCAGCTTCACAGGGGAGCCCGCCTCTAAGAACTTCTCTGTCAGATGGGAGAGCAGCAGGGGTGAGCCCACAACAGAAGTGAGAGATACAAggagagacacaagagacacttGGAGACTGAGGTGCATGGGAAGGtgacaaaacacagaaaaaggagTCAGAAACAAGCAAAGACCACCAAGACACAGAGCCAGATAGAAACAGGCAGAGacagggaatcccctggtggaCTGGGGGTCCCTCAGTGCTTCCATCACTGgggctggggttcagtccctggttggggagctatgACCTCCACAAGCTGCATAGTATGaccaaaaataatattaaaaaaaaacagaaagaggcgGACATGCAGGAGCAGGGTCCAGGGCTGGGGCAGCAGCTAGGCCACTCTGGAGAGATGGGAGGTGGGGTGGCTGGGCTTTAGGGAGAATGCACCCCCTGAGGTGGGGGACATCTTGGTTAGATTTAGGTgcataatagttttaaaataacagcACCAGCTACTATTGACAGAGTGCTTACAAGGAGCCAGGCCCTTCCCTAGAGTGATATCATTTCATCCTCAGGCAACTTGATGGAGAATTAATTGtccccatttcccagatgaggTAACTGAGGTGTCATGTGTTCAACCTCACAGTCATCCCCACCCCTGCCTAGGCCTGCCCTCTCCACAAAACACAGCCCAAGAGGACGAAGTTGGAAGAGGTGCAGGGCCTCagactccaggtttctctgtgaTGGAGGGTGAGCCCAGGAGCTGGGCTGCAGGCTGGCACGCGAAAAGGGGACAGGATGGCTGAGTCACGGCATAACCCCCTCGGGGCTGGCACCAGAGCCATCCACCCCACACCTGTAGGCATGCCAACGAGGGCTGGCGGAGGCCATCTGCGGCCCATGCACTGCCAGCAGCCAGGCGGGGGCAGGCCAGGGCCTCCTGCCCGGGTGCCCCCTGCTGGCCAGGCTTCCCATCCCCACTCCCCCAAGGAccctcctccctgtccccagAAGCTTCTGCAGGTGCTGTAGTTTGCCTtgtgcagggggtgagggtgcCCTGGGCTATAACACCTCCCCCTGCTCCCCGCTGGACACCCCCCTTCGGCAGAGCCGCCTGGAGAGATCACAGGCAGCCACATGAAAGGGAATTTTTCCCAGGCAGAGATGAAGTTGAAAGCTGCCTCCCACCATCCCGCCTGCCCCTGCTGTGCCAGGCCAGGCTGCTGAGCTCCGGGTGCTCGGAGGGAGCTTGTGACAcctggggaggggttggggggtcAGAGCCCCCACCCAACTTGGCTGCTTTCTCTCTTCCCAGGAACAATAGCAGAGACATTCCCCCTACCTGACTGCCCACTTGGCTTCAGAAGTTGCCCCTTCCATCATCTGAAAAGCCCTCACCCACCTGAAGCCAGGCTCCAATGTTGTCAGGGAGTTCTTCCTTGAGTCTAGCTCCATCTCAGCCAGGCTCAAAGCTGCTGGGTGGGAAGAGCCCTCCTGGTCGAGTAGATGATGGTTGCATCCTGCACATACCAGCCTCTGTGATGTCCAGGGGTGGGGTATGCAGGGCAGCTGCCACCCCCTTCCTGTTCAGGCTGCCCTGGCCTAGACCATGTGGCGGTGGTGACTTCCCCAGACACCTGGCCTCAGAGGCCCCAGACAACCTTGTGCCAACAGTCTTTCTGGAGGgagcggggagaggggagggtggggtggagacAAGAGCCCAATCCTGGGACACCTCCAGGCCCCACTCCAGCAGCTCTGAAGGGGGGTATGTGGGGGTAGTTGGggggggtgtctgtgtgtgtgcatgccggGCACAGCCAGGTCCCCATGAACCTGGGCTGAAACTGCCCCCTGCAGCTTCACTTTTCTAGATCCTTGCAAGGATGAAGAAATGAGAACCTGAACAGGCAGCTcaggccccacccacccccagccagaACTGCTGGCTACTCTACACTGATCGGACCTGGTGACTTGAAGTGAACAGAGAAGGTGGCCCCAGGTAAGTGATGGTCCCTGGCGGTCCAGGTTTcagcagggggcgggggggcccAATCAGGCAGGTGAGGTGCTCCAGTACTGGCCACTTCCGGATTTAAGAGCAGTTTCATCCTGTCCGCCAGGATGGCTGCTCTGGCTTGCCCCATTTCTGGATCCAGTGAAGACCTCACTTCCCGTCCTTCCTCCTTCCCAAGGTCGTCCCAGACAACCCCTGCCCAGCAATAGCCCCCAAGCCAGGCCCCAAAACCGGACAGCAAGAAGCCAGTGGTGTTTCGTGACACAAACATGCATTCGTTTTATTCACAAAACAGCCTGGTTTCCTAAAACAATACAAACAGCATGTTCATCAGCAGGAAGCTGGCCATGGGCAAGGGGGCCCAGGCCACAGGGGGCCCCTGGGCACCCGCCCCCACTGGCAGGGGGCCACGCAGAGAAGTCCTTTCTTCTGTTGCCATCAGTGAGGCCAGAAAAAAGGACTTATTTTCTCTAAGTTAAGTAGCCAGGATCAGAAATAGAGACATGGGCTCCCCAGATCTCAATGGATAAATGAACAGAACTTTCATTTTTGCAAAATCATCACTGTtaggggtggggggggctccCATTCTGGGGCCCGTGGGTGCCCCGGGGGTGGATGGGCTGCCCCCTCCCGCGCTGTGAGCACCTAGCAGCAGCTCCACACGCATGGATGGATACAGAGGGGCTTCGACACGGCGCCATCAACATTCTCTTTATAAACATgagtggattctccaggcaaactaTGCACTATTTCATGGTCGGAAAGAATCAAAGGAAGTTTAAATGAGGGTGGAGTTAAACTGTGCTAAATTACAGTAGTGCTTATTAGTAACTAGATTTCAAAAGGTTACAGAAAATTTACATTCTCTACAcaaaaactgcatctcctgcacagACAACATCGACATCGACACAGGAAGGAAACTGATTGTCCATTCTTTGCCCAGGAAGTCTCGGTACTTTATAGATTCgtctttacctcttttttttgttgttgttgttgctgttgttcttccAAAAAAagcagttaaattttttttctttttttcttttttatacgaGGGACGTGGAGATGTTAAAAcgacaacaaaaaatatatatataaaaacaggaATGAAATCTGTGAGAGAATATTTTTGGTTCTAAAGACGGGTGCATCCGTTTGTCTTCGCCCGAATCCCTTGCCGGAGACCGCACGAGCAGTGACATTGCACGCAGAGGGCAGCTTTGGGTTCGCGCCGCCGTCACTGAAACCACCGGAAGGCGGCTCCCGTCGGAAGCATCACCTTCTGGCGGGGGCGGGAGACAAAAACAAGGAGAGAGTTCAGTCAGGGTCCGGCTGGGCCTGGCGCAAAGACGTTCCCCCGTGGAGGGCCTCCTGGCGGAGGGATGGGCATGGAGTAAAAGCAGCCACCCCGTGGAGTTCCTGCCATCCGGGCCAGGCCAGAGCTGCCTGACCCACTGGCCACCGCAGGGCCTGGAGCACCCGGAGCACCCTGAGGCCGGCTGAGCCACTGTGCCCAGGAACCCTCCTTCCGGACAGGAAGACCCCTGTCCCTGGTCCAGGGGCCACAAGCGCCAGGTGGCCATGGTGCCTCTAGGAGTTGTGTTCACGTTTCTGTTGAATGAGCATGTACGCATGTGCACTGGACGCACACGAGGATGTGTGCCTTGAGCTATGCTACAGTGTGTAGTGTGTCTGGAGCTGTGGTGAGGTGAAAGGGTGCTTGCTGTGTTTATTAAGAGGCTGCGTCTATAATAAGGCTGTGTACAAggcaggatgtgtgtgtgtgtatctgtctgtctctACACAAGAGGAGAGTGGGTGCCTTTGTGTGCATCCAGGTATGTTCTCTGGGCAGGAGAGCAGACATATGAGGTTTAGAGCTGGGTGAGGTGAAGGGGATAGCCACGCTGGGGTGCCATTATCATTTTGCAACCATTTTGGACATATGCGTCAAGCCCATTTGcagaggggcggggcagggcagggacAGCAGGCTGAAAAGATGCTTTTGTACCCAGGCCTGGCATCACAGTGAAGCTGTCATGGCTGGGGACATGAGGACAGGCCCTGCCACAAGGATGGAGAGAAGTCATCACAGGAACCTGTCTACTCAGAACCAATCCACAGTGGGCAAGCTTTGCCCGCATCCCAGGCTCAAGCCACCTCCAGGCCCATAGGAACCCTGGCCATTAACTATGCAGCCAGACTGAACTTGGGGCCTCCAGGCACCCCAAGTCTGTCAGTTAGATGCCTAGAGCTAGGGTCTTCCAGGCTTCAGAGCACAGCAGTCAGCACTGGACCTGCTCTATTCTTGGGTGGCCTTGGGGGAAAGGCTGGGCTCTGAAGGGGCAAACGGAGGGCTTATCCCTCTAACCCAGAAGATCTACAGGACAGAACCCCTCAAATGGGGCAGGGGAGTCTCCCAGAATCTTAGGTCACAAACTGGAAACTTTAGGACATGTCTGAAAGTCAGAGACTCAGGACCTGTGTGGGAATCTCAATACCTGACCCAGAACTCTGGATGGtgctgagggggtgggaggggaggtgggtgtGTGGCATTCGGAGTCCTGGGGCCTGGAGGGAATGCTAGGCCCCCGTGTGAAATTACATGCTTGCCTAGGTTGCAGACTACAACCTAAGGGCATCTTAGGATGTGGCTCTAACTCTCTGGGCAGTGAACTGGTGTCTTGGAGCCTGGCCTAGAACTCCAGAGCCCAGGGACAGCTGGGCATCCCTGACACAGGCCCAAGCAGGaaaggtggggatgggggtgggggtgggtttgGACTGCCAGACAGACCCAAGAGCCCACACACCTCCCTCTAAGGCGCCGTTACCTCCAGAGCAGCGGAAGGCTTCTTTTTGAGTTCCTCACATTTTCTGAATTTGCAAATCTGATGGCCAGTCTTTCGGTTCCTACAACTGCTGCACTGCTCGCAGTTGATGCGCCGCCGGCAGGGCGCACACATGCCGCAGCGTTTCCGCTTCTTCTTGCCCGAGCTGATGGCGGAGGCCAGCTCTCCCTGCATGGGGTACTCGGCCAGGCCGGCCATGTGCAGCGCGCTCTCAGCCAGGAACACGCCCGCGGGGGTCATGATGAAGAGGCCCGGGTTGATGGGAAAGGCGCCCAGGTAGGGGAAGTCGGACTGGCCGTTGAGGGCTTCAGCCCCCGCCACAGCCTCCATGTCGGGCAGGCCGGCGCCCGCCTCGCTCATCAGCGGTAGGTGCTCCTGCACCACACGCTTCAGCATCTCCGTGGACTGCGCAAACTGCTGCAGCGTCAGCTGTCCCTCGGCCGCCAGCTCCGTGGCGCGCTCCGCCTTGCTCAGCAGGCTGGCCACAGCACCGCTTTTGTGCTTTGAGGTAGAGTTGCTTTTGTCCACAGCCATGGCCGCCGCCAGGTCGTGCCCGTTGGCCAACAGGGAGGCGGCGGCTGCGGCTGCCTTTTCGGCTGACTCCCCGCCCATCATGCTCCCGCCGCCACTGCCGCCGCTGCCCCCAAACGAAGAGTAGTGGGAGAGGGGGCGGGAGCGGCGCAGGCTCTTGTTGAGGGGTTCACTGATGATGCCGCTCTTGTTCCGCCGCTCGGGGGGTGGGGCATCATCCGCCACCGAGGCTGGCGCAGCAGCGGCCACCGCCGCACTCTTGTCTGCCACTCCCGCCTTTGGGCCACCGCCACTACTGCCATTggtgccgctgctgctgctgccgccggtGTCCTGGGGGCCACTGCTGAGGCTCGACATGGTGGGGCCGAGGCCCGGACCCCGCTGCCGGGGGAGCCTGCCAACTGCGGGGGGTCCACAGACAAGCACCGGGGTCCTGCTGCCCaggacagagagacctggtggGAGTTGCCACTCAGCGCAGGTACATGGTCGGGTGTCCACGTGGAAGTGCTTTCACTCTGTCGGGACAAGAGGATACAGGGTCAGGGCAGTGGTAAACACCTCTGCCGCCACCAATGCATCGCCAATGGTAACCACCAGGGGCCTCACCAGGGCATTCATCAAGTGCCAGCCAAAGTTAGGAATTTCTCATTTGTACTATCTCAGTTAAGACTCataaaaaacctacaaacagTGGCTAGGAATATTCTATCTGATAAGGTGGGGAAGACAAGGTTTGCGAAAACTGACTGTCCCATGGACACATGGCCACTCAGCAGCGCAGTAGAGGCTCAGCTGGGTCCCCCTGCTAGGGTCTGGGAAGACGTCACAGAAGCAGGCGGTCCTTCCTCTGGGGGGAAGTGGGGGTGGAGAGAGCGGGAGTGCTCCATTAACCTCAGAGGTTACGCTCTGCTTCCTAATCTTTCACTGACCCAATTATGGAGAAGAGGGGTGCACACAGAGCTTGGCAATACAGACCAAAGTATGGAAGCTGCCTCTGgatgatttttttatatttttgaagtcactcagtcatgtccgactctttgtgactccatggactgtagcccaccaggcttctccatccatggggttttccaggcaagaatactggagtgggttgccatttccttctccaggggatcttccccacccagggatcgaacccaggtctcctgaattgaaggcagacgctttaccctctgagccaccagggaagtcttcctaaTTGTGTGTTAAaccttcagtcgtgttcgactctttgcaaccctgtggactgtagcctgccaggctcccctgtccacaggattctccaggcaagaatactagattgggttgccatttccttctccaggtgatctttccaactgagggatagaacctaggtctccagcattgcaggcagataccatctgagccaccaggaaagcccaagatgCCTAATACACATTATCTCAAGGCTCTGTCAAGTCCTGCAGGTAAAGGTAAGTGACTTTGTTTCACACAGTTTGCCAAATAGAGCACAGAGCCCTTATTTGAAGGAGCACGTACCCTTCTGCTAGAGGGCAGGCAGCCCTGTGCCAGAGGACAAGCCTCCTCCTGTAAGAGTAGGGGGCCACCCTTGTGCACCCAGCAGCACATACTCCCCACTCCCTCTCAAGCCTTAGGACCCACTCTTGTCTCTAGGCAGGCCTCACTGCTGTTCCCCAGCCTGGCTCCCAGATGGGTCTGGAGGGAGCGCCCAGTGAGAACAGAGTGCAGAGTGGACTCTGGGCCAAAGGGACCTCTGACTGCTACAAGTTGGGACCAAGAGTTGGTGTGACCCTCTCAGAAATGGAGTCTGTTCCTTGGCCACATCCACGTGTGGGGGTGCCCCTTCCCAAGACAGAGCCTGTTCTGCTCAGGCCCCAAGACTAAGGCATGTAAGCAGCCAGGCTCCTTGGCCAGAGCTCTGGAAGAAACTGTTCCAGATGGAGCTGAGTGGTAGTTTCCTCATCAGCCCTGGCTCCCTAGCATCTGCCTGCCGCGGCC
This genomic window from Cervus canadensis isolate Bull #8, Minnesota chromosome 4, ASM1932006v1, whole genome shotgun sequence contains:
- the CXXC5 gene encoding CXXC-type zinc finger protein 5, giving the protein MSSLSSGPQDTGGSSSSGTNGSSGGGPKAGVADKSAAVAAAAPASVADDAPPPERRNKSGIISEPLNKSLRRSRPLSHYSSFGGSGGSGGGSMMGGESAEKAAAAAASLLANGHDLAAAMAVDKSNSTSKHKSGAVASLLSKAERATELAAEGQLTLQQFAQSTEMLKRVVQEHLPLMSEAGAGLPDMEAVAGAEALNGQSDFPYLGAFPINPGLFIMTPAGVFLAESALHMAGLAEYPMQGELASAISSGKKKRKRCGMCAPCRRRINCEQCSSCRNRKTGHQICKFRKCEELKKKPSAALEKVMLPTGAAFRWFQ